A genome region from Streptomyces sp. NBC_01296 includes the following:
- a CDS encoding MFS transporter, which produces MTTAEQQSQSQSQSRSAPAATGGSGVPEAGPGSASGSVPAPAPASAPGGIGAAGVLGWARRHPVLVATVFAAVLHVVWFFSFANSGGDLAAQDAWAEFVGRHPDSAYNLAWYGGMHPVSYSVVSPYVMYMIGVRTTMMVAGTVSAGLLALILTRCRGTVREPLWPALAGVYGLLCNALSGRVTFGLGAMFALGAVAAVFCWPRKWAERRWAKAAVAAPLAGLATASSPVAGLFLGVIAAALFLSGRRPGAYALGLAPAAVVGLSAWLFPFSGTQPMKLGSAAPPFLFGLAILFLVPKRWKTVRIASAVYAFGVLLTWAIDSQVGSNVTRLVMLFGGAVLLAALPYAVPRTRHWYAVLLAFAGINIWITANSITDIVRTTPVAAWNRELAPLVDQLKKEGADRGRVEVVPASSHRESSAFPAYVNLARGWNRQADLERNPLFYDDTLTADSYREWLDRWAVHYVVLPADKPDSGGEDEAKLVRAGLPYLQQVWGDANWRLFKVDAPTDLVSGQATVVRAGADQLVVDVKAAGRVLVRIPHSPWLGLVDGAGKAVPPPQETFASKARSGGGGSGSGTLPKEYANTAGCLFKAAPDTEGDVWTELLAPGPGVYRVAAKYQLPRGTPCPEELTRWAAGAAQRPAAPRP; this is translated from the coding sequence GTGACCACTGCTGAACAGCAGAGCCAGAGCCAGAGCCAGAGCCGGAGCGCACCAGCCGCCACCGGCGGATCCGGTGTGCCCGAGGCCGGCCCGGGCTCCGCTTCCGGCTCCGTCCCCGCTCCCGCTCCCGCTTCCGCGCCCGGCGGCATAGGGGCCGCGGGGGTCCTCGGCTGGGCCCGCCGGCACCCGGTGCTGGTGGCCACCGTGTTCGCCGCGGTCCTGCACGTCGTCTGGTTCTTCAGCTTCGCCAACAGCGGCGGCGACCTGGCCGCGCAGGACGCCTGGGCCGAGTTCGTCGGCCGCCATCCGGACTCGGCGTACAACCTCGCCTGGTACGGCGGCATGCACCCCGTCTCGTACAGCGTGGTGTCCCCGTACGTGATGTACATGATCGGCGTGCGGACCACGATGATGGTCGCCGGTACGGTCTCGGCCGGGCTGCTCGCGCTGATCCTGACCCGCTGCCGCGGTACCGTCCGCGAGCCGCTGTGGCCGGCCCTGGCCGGGGTGTACGGGCTGCTCTGCAACGCCCTGTCCGGCCGGGTCACCTTCGGCCTCGGGGCGATGTTCGCCCTCGGTGCCGTCGCCGCCGTCTTCTGCTGGCCCCGCAAATGGGCCGAGCGGCGCTGGGCCAAGGCCGCGGTGGCGGCTCCGCTCGCCGGGCTCGCGACCGCCTCCAGCCCCGTCGCCGGGCTGTTTCTCGGGGTGATCGCGGCCGCTCTGTTCCTGTCCGGGCGGCGCCCCGGGGCGTACGCGCTGGGGCTGGCCCCGGCGGCGGTGGTCGGGCTGTCGGCCTGGCTGTTCCCGTTCTCCGGGACGCAGCCCATGAAGCTCGGCTCGGCCGCGCCGCCGTTCCTGTTCGGGCTGGCGATCCTGTTCCTCGTACCGAAGCGGTGGAAAACGGTCCGGATCGCCTCCGCGGTCTACGCCTTCGGGGTCCTGCTGACCTGGGCCATCGACTCCCAGGTCGGCTCGAACGTCACCCGGCTGGTCATGCTGTTCGGCGGGGCCGTGCTGCTCGCGGCCCTCCCGTACGCGGTCCCGCGCACCCGGCACTGGTACGCGGTGCTGCTCGCGTTCGCCGGGATCAACATCTGGATCACCGCCAACAGCATCACGGACATCGTCCGCACCACCCCGGTGGCCGCCTGGAACCGGGAGCTGGCCCCGCTGGTCGACCAGCTGAAGAAGGAGGGCGCCGACCGCGGCCGGGTCGAGGTGGTCCCGGCCAGCAGTCACCGCGAGTCCTCGGCCTTCCCCGCGTACGTGAACCTGGCGCGCGGCTGGAACCGGCAGGCGGACCTCGAGCGGAACCCGCTCTTCTACGACGACACCCTCACGGCCGACAGCTACCGGGAGTGGCTGGACCGCTGGGCCGTGCACTACGTGGTGCTGCCGGCCGACAAACCCGATTCGGGCGGGGAAGACGAGGCGAAGCTGGTGCGCGCGGGGCTCCCGTACCTGCAGCAGGTGTGGGGCGACGCGAACTGGCGGCTCTTCAAGGTGGACGCGCCGACGGACCTGGTGTCCGGGCAGGCGACGGTGGTGCGGGCCGGCGCGGACCAGCTGGTCGTCGACGTGAAGGCGGCCGGGCGGGTGCTCGTACGGATCCCGCACTCGCCGTGGCTGGGGCTGGTGGACGGTGCGGGCAAGGCGGTGCCGCCGCCGCAGGAGACGTTCGCCTCGAAGGCGCGCAGCGGGGGCGGCGGCTCGGGCTCGGGCACGCTGCCGAAGGAGTACGCGAACACGGCCGGGTGCCTGTTCAAGGCCGCTCCGGACACCGAGGGCGACGTGTGGACGGAGCTGCTGGCGCCGGGGCCGGGGGTGTACCGGGTGGCGGCGAAGTACCAGCTGCCGCGGGGGACGCCGTGCCCGGAGGAGCTGACCCGCTGGGCGGCGGGGGCGGCGCAGCGTCCGGCGGCGCCGCGTCCCTGA